From the Flavobacterium gyeonganense genome, the window GGTCTGACTTCGTTAAAGGTAGGTATCAACGGTGATTATACGGTAAAATCTTCTGATGATTTGTATACAAATACCATGATGCAGGAAAAATTGCTGCATGCCTATACTGAACGCTCTTTAGGTAAAAAGACTTTAATTTTCAATAATGGTATTCATACTTCATTATATGTGTATGATACTTTTAGGGAAGCAGGTTACGATATCAGACATCTCGACAATACAAGCAGTTCAGAAGAACGAAAAGAAATATTAGCATGGTTCAAAAAAACTCCGGATGCTATCCTGACTTCTGTAGGAATCTTAACAACTGGGTTTGATGAGCCTACGGTTGAAACAATTATTTTGAACAGAGCTACAAAATCATTGACATTATATTACCAGATGATTGGACGCGGATCCCGAAAATTGCCTGGTAAAGATGAATTTACAGTAATTGACCTGGGTAACAATGCAGCCCGTTTTGGTTTATGGAGTGAGCCGGTAAACTGGCAGCACATCTTTAAATCACCGGAATTTTATTTAGAGAACTTACGTGATGATACCGAAATCGAAATGTTTTTCAAATACAGCATGCCGCCTGAATTGCGTGCAAAATTCAGTAAAACGGCTGATGTTACATTTGATGTTGATGAAGAGCACAAATTAGCGATTAAGCAAAATTTACGTTCAAAGATTGTATTAGATAAATCACTGGAACAGCATGCAGCAATGTGTGTCGATAATACCGAAACACTTCAGGAAGCAAAAGCATTGGCTAAAGAACTTGATGATGATATCGAATGCCGCATTAAGCGTTATTCAAAATGTCTGAGCCAATGCAGTAAAAATTATCGCGAATGGCTGGTTGATGACTACAAGAAAAACTTGACGTTATTAATTGGTAAAAAATATCGTGAAAAAATCATGAACGAACCGGATTGATGAAAATGTTTCAGGTTTAAAAAATATCAAGACGTGCTAGTTGAACGCATTAAAGTTTGGCATTGAAATTGAAATTGATTTTACCATTAAGTGATTTTTGAAATTGAACTTGATATTGAATTTTGTCATTGTCATTGAAATTGAAATTGATTTTTAGAAGCTATTTCCTGCTGTCCACTGTATCTTTTGTGGCGAACCCCACCACAAAAGGATGCCGTTCCCATCAGGGCTATAACGTGTAATCCATAAAAAATGAATTTGAAGAAAATTGTTGTTTTGTTTTTAATTGGTTCTTTTCATAATCTTTTTGCGCAAAAAGACGGCTATTGGGACAAGGAACGCGCCACTACAAAAGAAATAATAGTCTCTGCAGGTGACCGGATAACAATCAAAACAGAGGATTTACCTGTTGGGACTACTGAAGTTGTTTACAGGGTCACACTTCTTGATGAAAATCAGCAAATGGCAAACAGTCTGGTGAATGTGTTAAAAGCAATTCCTGATCCTTACGGCATAGGGCAGGGCTCTGCAGGCGCAGTATTACTTATGTCGAAAATATCGGGCGATGATAAATGCACTTATGCACTTTTTACGTCTGATTCAAATGCAAAAAAATACATTGATAACGGAAAAGCCAACGAAGCCTGTTACGCTCAGACAGAACCGGTAAGTAAAGATGCCAAACGTTTATCAATTGATAAATCTTCCTGCCTCAATGCAAACACTACTACAATTTGGTTTGGTTTCGAAAGCAAAAACTGGCTGCTGAAACAAAAAATAGTTTTAGAGGTTGTGCCATGGGTAGATACAAAACTAAACCGTGGCTGGAATGTCGATAACAAAAACGAAATAGTCAGTCTCTGTAAAACTTCTACAATGGCTCAAAAAATGGCCAATTCAGACGATTTTTGTGTTTGCATCCTGGATAAAATTATGAAGCAATACCGTTATAGTGAGTATCAAAAATTGCTTGCAATAGAAAAAACTAAAATTTATAAAGATTTTGGAAATGTCTGTTATAATGATGCTTCAATTTCTAAAAACGTATATAATGATTTGCGTACTCAGGCAAATACGCTCATTAAACTTCAGAAATACAACGAAGCAATTTCGAAGCTTAACACAATCATAGGAGCAGGAAAAGCAACAGCTTTGGATTACAGTTCAATTGGTTACAGTTATATTTTGACCAAACAATATGCAAAAGCCATAAAGTTTTTGAAAGAAGGTGAAAAATTAGATGATACTGAGTTGTTGGTAAAACTTAATTTGGCCCATGCTTATCTGGTTAGTGATAATTACAGCGATGCAAAGCAGATTTATAAAAAATACCAGTCACAAAACGTTACTGATAGTGTAAGCTGGATAGACAAAACTAAACAGGATTTTATACTTTTTCAAAAAGCAGGATTGCCTTCATCTGACTTTGAGAGAGTCTTGAAATTATATAATTAAAATATTTTCACCATATAAGTGATTATAAGTTCATTTAAATTTGCCGACAAAGCTGACTTAAATTTTCTTATAATCACTTTTATGGTTTAAAAAAGCACCACATATGAAAGCTACTTACCACAAATATATGCTCGAATTCAAACGTCCTTCGGGGACGTCGAGAGGTATTATGACCGAAAAAGAAACCTGGTTTATTGTACTCGAAGAAAACGGCAAAAAGGGAATAGGAGAGTGTGGTATTCTAAGAGGGTTAAGTGCAGATGACCGAGAAGATTATGAAGAGAAATTAAACTGGGTTTGCCAAAATATTCATTTGGGTGAAAAAGCACTTTGGGAAAATTTACTGGAATTTCCATCCATTCAATTCGGAATAGAGATGGCTTTTTTATCTCTTAAAAGTGAAAATCCGTATGTGCTATTTCCTTCAGATTTCACCAATAATTCGAGATCAATTGTGATAAATGGTCTGGTCTGGATGGGAGAAGAAGCATTTATGAAAGAGCAAATTGAAGAAAAGATTGCTCAGGGATTTATCTGCATAAAACTCAAAATTGGAGCGATCGATTTTGAAAAAGAACTGGATTTATTACGCTTTATTCGTACTCATTTTACCGCTAAACAAATAGAAATCAGGGTTGATGCGAATGGAGCTTTTTCTTTAAATGAAGCTTTAGATAAGATAAAACAATTGTCTGGTTTCGAATTACATAGTATAGAACAGCCTATTCAAAAAAACAACACTGACAGTATGGCAGAGTTGTGTAAAAATACTCCTTTTCCTATTGCTTTGGATGAAGAACTGATTGGAGTATTTTTATTTGAAGAAAAAGAAGCACTTTTACAAAAAATAAAACCACAATACATCATTTTGAAGCCAAGTTTTGTCGGTGGTTTTAGAGGGACCCAGCAATGGATTACCCTGGCTGAAAAATATAATATTGGGTGGTGGATTACTTCAGCACTGGAAAGCAATGTTGGTTTAAATGCAATTGCGCAATGGACGTTTTTACAAAATTCAAATATGCCTCAAGGATTAGGTACCGGAGCACTTTATACTAATAATATTGATTGTCCGTTGGAAGTTTTGAAAGGGAAATTGTGGTACAGTAAAACTAAAAAATGGGATACTACATTTTTAGAAAAGGTGTAATAAAATTACTTTTTTGTCTTCTCAAAATCCGGACAAACGAATTCAGTTTTGCGCTAAATTAAGTAACTTGCATTAAATTTAATTGCAGAACTAATGGTTGAGATTGAAAGAAAATTTCTTGTAAAATCTGACGAATTCAAAGCACAGGCTTTCGCCCAAAATAAAATCGCCCAGGGATATTTAAGCTCACTTCCTGAAAGAACAGTGCGCATTCGTATCAAAGGTGAAAAAGGATTCATTACGATAAAAGGGATCGGGCATCATGGAGGAATGACGCGCTTTGAGTGGGAAAACGAAATTCCGCTAGGCGAAGCACAGGAATTGCTTAAATTATGTGAGAAAGGAAAGATTGAAAAAACACGTTTCGAAATACAATCAGGCAAGCATGTTTTTGAAGTGGATGAATTTTATGGAGAAAACGAAGGTCTGATAATGGCAGAAATCGAACTGGAATCTGAAACGGAATCTTTTGAAAAACCGGACTGGCTGGGTGATGAGGTTACAAATGATGAGCGCTACTACAATGCTTATTTAAGCAAAAATCCATTTAAAGACTGGGGAAAATAAACAATTTATGACACAATCATACGATTTAATTATTGTAGGCGGCGGTCCAATTGGTCTTGCCTGTGCGATCGAAGCTCAAAAGAAAAAACTGAATTATCTGATTATTGAGAAAGGGGCAATTGTGAATAGTATTTTCAATTATCCTTTGTATATGACTTTTTTCTCTACAGCAGAAAGGCTTGAAATTGGTAATATTCCGTTTAATTGCCTTGCACCAAAACCAGGTCGTCAGGAGGCTTTGGAATATTACCGGAATATTCATAGATATTTTAATTTCAATATTAATTTGTTTGAAAAAGTGACTGAAGTTAACAAAATTGAAAATCAGCTTTTTAAAATTACAACAGATAAAAATCTTTACGAAGCCAAAAATGTCATCATCGCGACAGGATTTTACGATATTCCAATCGAAATGAATGTAAAAGGTGAAGACTTGCTTAAAGTTCGCCATTACTACAAAGAAGCTCACGAATATGCTTTTAGGAATGTTTTGGTTGTGGGAGCGAATAATTCCTCAGTTGATGCAGCTTTGGAATGCTGGCGAAAAGGCGCAAACGTAACCATGGTAATTCGTAAAACCGAAATCAATAATCGGGTAAAATACTGGGTAAAACCGGATATTGAAAACAGAATATCCGAAGGAAGCATAAAAGCCTATTTTGAATCGAATATTACTGAAATCAAAGAGGGAGAAGTAGAAATAGAAACTCCAAACGGCAAGATCACGATCAAAAATGATTTCGTTCTGGCCTTGACGGGTTATAAACCTGATTTGTCTTTCCTTGAAAAAATGGGCATTGCGTTATCCGATGATGAATTGAAAATACCAACTTACAATCCAGAGACCATGGAAACGAATGTTGCAGGATTGTTTTTAGCCGGCGTAGTCTGCGGAGGTATGCAGACACACAAATGGTTTATTGAGAATTCGCGTATCCATGCCAGCATGATTGTGAACTATATTACTTCGAAATAGAAATGACAGTTGCTAATGTCAGTTCGAGCGGAGTCAAGAATATTTTGTTGCTAAAGCACCTCGACTCTGCTCGATGTGACACTTAAGGTTTTTAAATAGGAGTGTTTTATTTATTTGTTTTTTCTATTTCGAATATTTCAAAGAATTTTTGCTCCAAATTTTTCTTTTTCCTTTTCATGTCCCATCGCGAAAAGAATATTATAAATACAATGAATGAATTAAAAAGTATATTTATTTCATTTGGTACGTTTTTTAAATTAAAAAAGTAAAAGCAATTAAAACCAATCAGGGCAACAAATGGAAAATATTTTATCCAAATAATTCCTATTCGACTAATAGGCTCAATAATATAATTTAGTTTTAGTTTGTGGTCAATGTTTTGATATTTACCTTTAAGAATATAAAAACCTGAAGTGAAATTATAATTTATTGTGAGTCGAAAAGTTGAATCGTCGAACGTTCCATAAAATTTTTTTGTACTTAAAAAAAAGACTGAGAATATTCCAAGTGATAATTGTATGTTAGGTCTGCCAATTTTTGTATTATCTTTTAATCTGTTTCTAAATTCAGTTATACTAAGTTTTGACTTCATCAAAATTTCTTTAATTTTTTAATTCCCTATTTCTGCGATAATATTTCTCATAACTAAGAACTACACGAAAGCATAGAACACCCAACTTTAGAACGTGCCCAATCCGGTCTTTTGGCAAACCATTTTTCATATTCAGGCTGTTCATCGTATGGTTTTTTTAACAATTCATACAATTCTGAAATTAGAGAATAATCCTCTTGATCAGCCGCATCAATTGCTAATTGTGCCATATAATTTCGCAAAACATATTTTGGATTAACCGAATTTTGAAGCTTGATTCGTTCTTCATCAGAAGTATTTTCAAGATTCAGACGTTCCAGGTAATCGGTAAACCACAAGAGCCAGTTGTATTTAATGGTGTCTTTGATTTCTTCTGGTTTATAAAAAGCATCTTTAATAGTTTCTAAAGCTTTTTCTGCCGAATCGCTTTTTTTGATTTTATTCAGATTTCGATAGAAAATAGTCATATCGGTTTCTGATAATTGCAGATTTGATTCTAAATAGGTTATAAATTCAGCATCATTTTCTGATGGGGAAAACAATCCTAGTTTGGATAAAATCATTTTTGTGTAATCTGAATTGAAATCAGTAATGAATGATTCTAATATTTCCTCCAAAGGCTCCGCTTCATTGATTAACGGATAAAGCGAATTAGCTAATTGAAACAAATTCCATTGTGCCACCTGAGGCTGGTTTCCAAAACGATATCTTCGGTTTTGACTGTCAGTTGTATTAGGTGTCCAGTTTGGATCAAAATTTTCCAGCCAGCCATAAGGTCCGTAATCAATTGTTATTCCGTGAATCGACATATTGTCGGTATTCATTACACCATGAACAAAGCCTACACGCTGCCATTGCAAGATCATTTCTCTGGTTTTATCGGCAACGGTTTTGAAAAACTGCAAATATTGCTCTTTTGGTTCGCCTGTAATTTCAGGAAAGTAATATTTGATGTTGTATTCAACAAATTGTTTTAGATTTTTAAGTTCATTTCGGGCAGTAAGCATTTCAAAACTTCCAAAACGAATAAAAGACGGAGCGACACGGCATACAATGGCGCCTTTTTCATAAGCAGGGTTTCCATTGTATAAAACGTCTCTTAAAACTTCGTCTCCGGATAGTATTAGAGAAAGTGATCGGGTAGTGGGAACGCCTAGATAATGCATTGCTTCAGCACATAAATATTCCCGGATTGAAGAGCGCAAAACCGCTAATCCATCTGCAGTTCGGGAATAAGGGGTTTTTCCTGCGCCTTTTAGTTGTAAAGTAAAATATTGATTATTATGTTCAACTTCGGTTAAATTAATAGCACGGCCATCACCTAATTGTCCTGCCCAATTGCCGAATTGATGTCCGGCGTAGCACATTGCGTAAGGTTTAGTCTCCTGAAGGATTTCTTTTCCTGAAAAAACATTTACAAATTCTTC encodes:
- a CDS encoding DEAD/DEAH box helicase, whose protein sequence is MSQNTLEIEREEKKELYAYQKGDIDAIFDRLDNAPPQHHLLYQLPTGGGKTVIFSEIVRRYLAHNNKKVVVLTHRIELCKQTSKMLKGFGVSNKIINSKVKELPDQNDYSCFVAMVETLKNRINDEKLHLDNIGLVIIDEAHYNSFRKLLNSFKNAFILGVTATPLSSNIKLPMHQSYDELIVGDTISSLIDKGFLARATTYSYDVGLTSLKVGINGDYTVKSSDDLYTNTMMQEKLLHAYTERSLGKKTLIFNNGIHTSLYVYDTFREAGYDIRHLDNTSSSEERKEILAWFKKTPDAILTSVGILTTGFDEPTVETIILNRATKSLTLYYQMIGRGSRKLPGKDEFTVIDLGNNAARFGLWSEPVNWQHIFKSPEFYLENLRDDTEIEMFFKYSMPPELRAKFSKTADVTFDVDEEHKLAIKQNLRSKIVLDKSLEQHAAMCVDNTETLQEAKALAKELDDDIECRIKRYSKCLSQCSKNYREWLVDDYKKNLTLLIGKKYREKIMNEPD
- a CDS encoding CYTH domain-containing protein, translated to MVEIERKFLVKSDEFKAQAFAQNKIAQGYLSSLPERTVRIRIKGEKGFITIKGIGHHGGMTRFEWENEIPLGEAQELLKLCEKGKIEKTRFEIQSGKHVFEVDEFYGENEGLIMAEIELESETESFEKPDWLGDEVTNDERYYNAYLSKNPFKDWGK
- a CDS encoding protein adenylyltransferase SelO, with the protein product MKHLKIHNRFTTELPADPNETNETRQVLNTLFSYVKPTTPTEPKLIHASEEVAELVGISADEIQSEEFVNVFSGKEILQETKPYAMCYAGHQFGNWAGQLGDGRAINLTEVEHNNQYFTLQLKGAGKTPYSRTADGLAVLRSSIREYLCAEAMHYLGVPTTRSLSLILSGDEVLRDVLYNGNPAYEKGAIVCRVAPSFIRFGSFEMLTARNELKNLKQFVEYNIKYYFPEITGEPKEQYLQFFKTVADKTREMILQWQRVGFVHGVMNTDNMSIHGITIDYGPYGWLENFDPNWTPNTTDSQNRRYRFGNQPQVAQWNLFQLANSLYPLINEAEPLEEILESFITDFNSDYTKMILSKLGLFSPSENDAEFITYLESNLQLSETDMTIFYRNLNKIKKSDSAEKALETIKDAFYKPEEIKDTIKYNWLLWFTDYLERLNLENTSDEERIKLQNSVNPKYVLRNYMAQLAIDAADQEDYSLISELYELLKKPYDEQPEYEKWFAKRPDWARSKVGCSMLSCSS
- a CDS encoding tetratricopeptide repeat protein — its product is MNLKKIVVLFLIGSFHNLFAQKDGYWDKERATTKEIIVSAGDRITIKTEDLPVGTTEVVYRVTLLDENQQMANSLVNVLKAIPDPYGIGQGSAGAVLLMSKISGDDKCTYALFTSDSNAKKYIDNGKANEACYAQTEPVSKDAKRLSIDKSSCLNANTTTIWFGFESKNWLLKQKIVLEVVPWVDTKLNRGWNVDNKNEIVSLCKTSTMAQKMANSDDFCVCILDKIMKQYRYSEYQKLLAIEKTKIYKDFGNVCYNDASISKNVYNDLRTQANTLIKLQKYNEAISKLNTIIGAGKATALDYSSIGYSYILTKQYAKAIKFLKEGEKLDDTELLVKLNLAHAYLVSDNYSDAKQIYKKYQSQNVTDSVSWIDKTKQDFILFQKAGLPSSDFERVLKLYN
- a CDS encoding YpdA family putative bacillithiol disulfide reductase encodes the protein MTQSYDLIIVGGGPIGLACAIEAQKKKLNYLIIEKGAIVNSIFNYPLYMTFFSTAERLEIGNIPFNCLAPKPGRQEALEYYRNIHRYFNFNINLFEKVTEVNKIENQLFKITTDKNLYEAKNVIIATGFYDIPIEMNVKGEDLLKVRHYYKEAHEYAFRNVLVVGANNSSVDAALECWRKGANVTMVIRKTEINNRVKYWVKPDIENRISEGSIKAYFESNITEIKEGEVEIETPNGKITIKNDFVLALTGYKPDLSFLEKMGIALSDDELKIPTYNPETMETNVAGLFLAGVVCGGMQTHKWFIENSRIHASMIVNYITSK
- a CDS encoding o-succinylbenzoate synthase, with product MKATYHKYMLEFKRPSGTSRGIMTEKETWFIVLEENGKKGIGECGILRGLSADDREDYEEKLNWVCQNIHLGEKALWENLLEFPSIQFGIEMAFLSLKSENPYVLFPSDFTNNSRSIVINGLVWMGEEAFMKEQIEEKIAQGFICIKLKIGAIDFEKELDLLRFIRTHFTAKQIEIRVDANGAFSLNEALDKIKQLSGFELHSIEQPIQKNNTDSMAELCKNTPFPIALDEELIGVFLFEEKEALLQKIKPQYIILKPSFVGGFRGTQQWITLAEKYNIGWWITSALESNVGLNAIAQWTFLQNSNMPQGLGTGALYTNNIDCPLEVLKGKLWYSKTKKWDTTFLEKV